In Nasonia vitripennis strain AsymCx chromosome 2, Nvit_psr_1.1, whole genome shotgun sequence, a genomic segment contains:
- the LOC100118457 gene encoding probable serine/threonine-protein kinase DDB_G0282963 isoform X5, whose translation MDLPATQAMSEDEFPATQQVVNNEKEEKTLVGTLLINKQTYSIFSGLTKIGRHPNCEIVLNSETVSKIHAEIEATSPNRPVFIKDLKSSNLTRINRGKLRPYSLYQVTDGNELIFGNVIAIFKLYQPIDDSLVSCTPQVNRKLKAIIPGTPDSSMNTSSASESDNSIIPGTQTDKIDSNFRLPGIPVRSSRSDEHRSPRVPAFTLDDLPSPLSKEKKRHDDICEAKTQRPSTSNETEGHDSSDDIYTAATQKASKIVKPVTSDENIYDMATQRPIDSDEGTDELENVTTQRLNYKYPQSSKVTDNQSINDLETQPFDAEKLNSVKRKSLDASIYSALTQKNVPDNSDNESIEDLETQQFNLANNVSIHSAATQKNDYTKSNSKSIEDLETQAFDTRKSSVFNGDLNDVSIHSAPTQKNVCNEPTETIEDLETQQVDMRKSNSSNNSSHDVSIHSAATQKNVSKDLSKSMENLETQQFDLQKKALKRESYDDSIYSATTQKVNNEAPHEFIENVETQKFDANKPEKFVVPSPFQRECNKSLDVSETERCIPVDNILESIENMETQHFVTTTTSETSTSNKVTDESIHAAEILKLRSAEPNNESIDNLETEQFINKTTNEIIDESTESMHLVDESPRISSLSFTSQNTSPVDLKDTKESSSNAGIQRIEQENEQNNTSENPNNSNLQFKEPLVSSSITYSNTTNTINDKEISVSKSVGNNEEEKSILEGENEEEMFSQNLIEDCPFAFLPEESVSNKNQSSTISQIEEKTKIKENKIINGSIFNASTNTEIHKSEAAASKSHDIINESDSETDEEGVFTNQSSNEDKCNQSSSKYTSKTGKDAVPNEADSETDEEGAFSNHLSNQSEGDVKNSKQNNDKIRENDSETDEEGVFSDRMVKEKKNQSSLSKKDNNVDSDEDIFDNIPDDDGKTELNESVILSSKPDSLIHQDLIFDDNCEEKSTIIKKSHTANTKSFEDNKINDIEVDDLASTQLINTGMTDNFLASTQVISKEKDSAKKTGENFDDLELVPTQKIVDTQYTESQFPAQNSSRRSNDRWNTNSTIDLAPTQKLTDTQLCTESQFATSINKQLNDCSNAVNKLDLASTQIITETQSCTESQFAKPVGKQLNDKCNTEKKAVVAETAPCTELQLATEINDELPNDLINRNADIEDLECKNAPTKDSNDLEQKLSLSQSKRQLEELEITCNKKVKTTDDAQNVQSDLFDNVEKDLGEMFEGPENKPSEVDQSALLTQQLENILESSQNDDSFVTDLNESKPSPTLSSGRISKTKNRRRAMLLGKADPLSPLVKPVINLNDTIERNLNKLFDDNVNNMKAYETDEMMTQQLKSILQSQDDHHMTNNEDITVTKSPVLSKTCEKKKNRLSLSVNLNASSTSKKQAKQQTPKPSCVQPSSSNKTVELQEADEYLANLKSNKTRNATDTLSDEERIHSQSSTDNEREIVYKRGMIGFSSTMRPEAGDSSKAEGVPKTIQSRMSSLTIIRTKRSVASDVDDAQNRPPKRSKTTPVDEERPKLQQLSVLISPLSNKPLAKRFFGRFNIPDANQSSNFKQPAPVSVADPDKKRVSKVPKTLDSFVVNYNSKNITDSSDTSAIENSVVEETQNEKSNRSQTRGRAAAANRKKTKHEALTVHSNNSSKENLVVENSDVESAPYTSKARNIRLKRNLNITDPSVIKNSSKDEISNSSVESDSKTKKRGRATRQKKAMSVKEPVVTKKVATIIQDSDAEESDESEFLKKESKNKLVETIKSSHSGKSNNSKVIEAESQNEKEKDVEQMISGKSNKSDVNVTKSKRTRRVKESDLEKKDSSLDAVSKKINTRTRRGIKVDNSSLEESSSSDSAATKGNKSDQDKNVKESVLEKFNADVNKTSKNRQIKQADAIKIKSNVEESHEDEVTLDSDLGIPDPSTKPSRSSRATKTNVTLNKGTRSRKANARDQSSDSVFSESDAEKDRNVSLANKSSSSRPVRQTRARKASTNVSTVDTPSSEESQEIAEILQNSSGEEANRSRKRNARRAKNTPNSSEDTQDSESNNTQEDNVFERPVSRPKRARLVKSTKNKSSSQNNLPVDEEIRTRSPQQSSTSQKRTPSPNLPVTPSRSTPSRNRRTMSMSPMKGASYKVLFTGERSEVHRKIVAKLGGSEMEDPEKCSILVTDKVRRTYKFLCCLAQGIPIVSVAWLNDSGKAHRFLNWENYVLQDPTAEAKFKFKLKESLEKASTHRLLEGYTVLITPRITQPPVAELKGMVISSGGKPLVKPTTKWQENTVIITKEDDLQNAKKFMAKAPKSVTMHSTEFILTGILRQELSLEEFKLTV comes from the exons ACGGTTTCTAAAATACATGCAGAAATTGAAGCAACATCTCCTAACAGGCctgtttttataaaagatcTTAAATCATCAAATCTGACAAGGATTAACAGA GGAAAATTAAGGCCATATTCTTTATATCAAGTAACTGATGGGAATGAGTTGATATTTGGAAATGTTATAGCAATATTTAAACTGTATCAACCAATTGATGATTCCTTAGTATCGTGTACACCTCAAGTCAACCGAAAACTGAAAGCAATCATACCTGGCACGCCTGACTCCTCAATG AATACATCATCTGCATCTGAAAGTGATAACTCCATTATACCTGGCACACAAACGGATAAGATTGATTCTAACTTCCGACTTCCTGGAATTCCAGTCAGATCTTCCAGAAGTGATGAACATAGAAGCCCAAGAGTTCCAGCATTTACTCTCGACGATCTTCCATCGCCATTgtctaaagaaaaaaaaaggcaTGATGACATTTGCGAAGCTAAAACTCAAAGACCTTCTACAAGTAATGAAACAGAAGGTCATGATAGTAGTGATGATATTTACACTGCTGCAACTCAAAAAGCTTCAAAAATTGTCAAACCTGTCACTTCAGATGAGAACATATACGATATGGCAACGCAAAGGCCAATTGATTCTGATGAAGGAACTGATGAGTTAGAAAATGTAACGACTCAACGACTAAACTATAAGTATCCACAATCGAGCAAAGTAACAGACAATCAATCTATTAATGATCTTGAAACACAACCATTTGAtgctgaaaaattgaattcagTTAAAAGAAAGTCTCTTGACGCGTCTATATACAGTGCTTTAACTCAGAAAAACGTACCCGATAATTCAGACAACGAATCTATTGAAGATCTTGAAACACAGCAATTTAATCTCGCAAATAATGTATCAATTCACAGCGCTGCAACGCAGAAAAATGATTATACTAAGTCAAATAGTAAATCAATTGAAGATCTGGAAACTCAAGCATTTGATACCCgaaaatcaagtgtttttaatgGGGATTTAAATGATGTGTCTATCCATAGCGCACCAACTCAGAAAAACGTTTGCAATGAACCAACTGAAACTATTGAGGATTTGGAAACTCAACAAGTAGACATGAGAAAATCGAACAGTTCTAACAATAGTTCACATGATGTATCAATTCATAGTGCTGCTAcgcaaaaaaatgtttctaaaGACTTGAGCAAATCTATGGAAAACTTAGAAACTCAGCAGTTTGACTTGCAAAAAAAGGCGTTGAAAAGAGAATCTTATGATGATTCTATCTACAGTGCCACAACACAGAAAGTTAATAATGAGGCTCCGCAtgaatttatagaaaatgtaGAAACACAAAAATTTGACGCTAATAAACCAGAAAAGTTCGTAGTACCCAGTCCGTTTCAAAGGGAATGTAATAAGTCACTCGATGTTTCCGAAACAGAAAGATGTATACCTGTAGATAATATTCTCGAATCTATAGAAAATATGGAAACACAACACTTTGTGACCACCACTACATCTGAAACATCTACTTCAAATAAAGTAACCGATGAGTCCATTCATGCAGCCGAGATTCTCAAGCTTAGATCTGCCGAGCCAAACAATGAATCCATAGATAATTTAGAAACAGAACAATTTATCAACAAAACAACAAATGAAATAATTGATGAATCCACAGAATCAATGCATCTTGTTGATGAAAGTCCAAGAATTTCTAGTTTATCCTTTACATCTCAAAATACATCACCCGTAGATCTAAAGGATACTAAAGAATCATCATCTAACGCTGGTATTCAAAGAATAGAACAAGAAAATGAGCAAAATAATACTAGTGAAAACCCAAATAATtccaatttacaatttaaagaGCCGTTAGTGTCTTCATCTATTACATATAGTAATACAACCAATACAATAAATGATAAAGAAATCAGTGTATCAAAAAGTGTTGGAAACAATGAGGAAGAAAAGAGTATATTAGAAGGAGAGAACGAAGAAGAAATGTTTTCGCAAAATTTAATTGAAGATTGTCCATTTGCTTTCCTTCCTGAAGAATCAGTTAGTAATAAAAACCAATCATCTACTATATctcaaattgaagaaaaaactaaaataaaagagaacaaaataattaatggTAGCATCTTTAATGCTTCTACAAATACTGAAATCCATAAGTCTGAAGCAGCTGCAAGTAAATCTCACGATATTATTAACGAAAGTGACTCTGAAACTGATGAAGAGGGTGTCTTCACCAATCAGTCATCCAACGAAGATAAATGTAATCAATCTAGTTCTAAGTATACCTCAAAAACCGGGAAAGACGCCGTACCTAACGAAGCAGATTCCGAAACAGATGAAGAAGGTGCTTTCTCTAATCACTTATCTAATCAAAGCGAAGGCGATGTTAAAAATAGTAAACagaataatgataaaattagAGAAAATGATTCGGAAACTGATGAAGAAGGTGTATTTTCAGATCGTATGgttaaagaaaagaaaaaccaATCTTCTTTATCTAAAAAAGACAATAATGTTGACAGTGATGAAGATATTTTTGACAATATACCTGATGACGATGGAAAAACTGAACTTAACGAATCAGTAATTTTATCATCTAAACCTGATAGTTTAATTCATCAAGATTTGATATTTGATGATAACTGTGAAGAAAAAAGCACtatcattaaaaaatctcATACAGCTAATACAAAGTCATTTGAGGATAACAAAATCAATGATATTGAAGTTGACGATCTTGCTTCTACACAGTTAATTAACACTGGCATGACTGATAACTTTTTAGCATCAACGCAAGTAATATCTAAAGAAAAAGATTCGGCGAAAAAGACTGGTGAAAATTTTGATGATCTTGAATTAGTACCGACTCAAAAAATCGTGGACACCCAATATACGGAATCGCAGTTTCCTGCGCAGAATAGTAGTAGACGATCCAATGATCGCTGGAATACAAATAGTACTATTGACTTAGCACCGACCCAAAAACTTACAGACACGCAATTGTGTACGGAATCTCAATTTGCTACTTCAATTAACAAACAATTAAACGATTGTAgcaatgcagtaaataaacttgacttgGCGTCGACCCAAATTATTACAGAGACGCAATCTTGTACAGAATCTCAATTCGCTAAACCAGTTGGCAAACAATTAAATGATAAATGTAACACAGAAAAGAAAGCTGTCGTTGCAGAGACGGCACCTTGCACGGAACTTCAATTAGCTACAGAAATTAATGATGAACTACCAAACGATCTAATAAACAGAAACGCTGACATTGAAGATTTAGAATGTAAAAATGCTCCAACTAAAGATAGCAATGATTTAGAACAGAAGTTGTCACTTAGCCAATCAAAACGACAACTAGAAGAATTAGAAATTACTTGTAACAAAAAAGTGAAGACTACTGATGATGCACAGAATGTACAATCAGACCTGTTTGATAATGTAGAAAAAGATTTAGGCGAAATGTTTGAAGGGCCTGAAAATAAACCATCAGAAGTAGACCAGTCAGCATTGCTAACACAGCAGTTGGAAAATATTTTGGAATCTAGTCAAAATGATGACAGTTTTGTAACCGATTTGAATGAGTCGAAACCATCTCCAACGCTCAGCTCTGGAAGAATTTCCAAAACTAAAAATCGTCGCAGAGCAATGCTCCTTGGAAAAGCTGACCCTCTTAGTCCACTAGTAAAACCAGTAATTAATCTCAACGATACTATTGAgagaaatttgaataaattatttgacgACAATGTCAATAATATGAAGGCGTACGAAACTGACGAAATGATGACACAACAGTTAAAGAGCATTCTTCAATCGCAAGATGACCATCATATGACAAACAATGAAGATATTACAGTAACGAAATCGCCAGTTTTGAGCAAGACTtgcgagaagaagaaaaatcgatTAAGCCTGTCAGTGAATCTTAATGCTTCGTCGACTTCTAAGAAACAAGCAAAACAGCAAACACCAAAACCATCATGTGTGCAACCAAGTTCAAGCAATAAAACTGTAGAGTTGCAAGAAGCCGACGAATACTTAGCGAATCTCAAATCCAACAAAACACGCAACGCCACAGATACTCTATCCGATGAAGAACGAATCCATTCTCAGTCATCCACTGATAACGAAAGGGAAATCGTATACAAGCGCGGAATGATAGGTTTCTCCTCTACGATGCGACCA GAGGCCGGCGACAGTTCCAAAGCAGAAGGGGTGCCGAAAACAATCCAGTCAAGGATGTCAAGCCTGACGATTATTCGGACTAAACGCTCCGTGGCTTCGGACGTGGACGACGCGCAGAATCGACCCCCCAAGCGCTCCAAAACTACACCTGTGGACGAGGAGCGCCCCAAGCTTCAGCAGCTTTCGGTACTTATATCCCCGCTAAGCAACAAACCCCTTGCAAAACGTTTCTTTGGTCGCTTTAACATCCCTGATGCTAACCAGTCGTCCAATTTTAAACAGCCGGCTCCAGTCAGCGTCGCCGATCCGGACAAGAAGAGGGTCAGTAAGGTGCCTAAGACACTGGACAGCTTCGTGGTCAATTACAACTCAAAGAATATAACGGACTCGTCCGACACATCGGCGATCGAGAATAGCGTTGTCGAGGAAACGCAGAATGAGAAGAGCAATAGATCGCAAACTAGAGGCAGAGCTGCGGCGGCGAACAGAAAGAAAACGAAGCATGAGGCGCTGACCGTACACAGTAACAATTCTAGCAAAGAGAATCTTGTGGTGGAGAATTCCGACGTCGAAAGCGCTCCGTATACGTCAAAAGCTCGAAATATAAGGCTAAAAAGAAACCTAAATATTACAGACCCATctgtaattaaaaatagtaGTAAGGATGAAATATCAAATAGCAGCGTCGAAAGTGAtagtaaaacaaaaaaaagaggtCGAGCTACTCGACAAAAGAAAGCTATGTCGGTAAAAGAGCCGGTCGTAACTAAAAAAGTAGCTACTATTATACAAGATTCAGATGCAGAAGAATCAGATGAATCGGAATTCCTTAAAAAGGAGTCTAAAAATAAGTTAGTTGAGACTATTAAATCGTCTCATTCGGGGAAATCAAATAattcaaaagttattgaagCAGAATCTCAAAAtgaaaaggaaaaagatgTCGAACAAATGATTTCAGGCAAATCGAATAAAAGTGACGTTAATGTTACTAAAAGTAAGCGAACTCGACGCGTTAAAGAATCagatttagaaaaaaaggATAGCTCATTGGATGCTGTTAGTAAGAaaattaatactcgaactagGCGAGGCATAAAAGTCGATAATTCAAGTTTAGAAGAGTCAAGTAGTTCTGACAGTGCAGCTACAAAGGGGAATAAAAGTGATCAAGATAAAAATGTGAAAGAATcagttttagaaaaatttaatgCTGATGTTAATAAAACAAGTAAAAATAGACAAATTAAACAAGCAGATGCAATCAAAATTAAATCCAACGTAGAAGAGTCACATGAGGATGAAGTGACATTGGATTCGGATTTAGGAATACCAGATCCATCAACTAAACCAAGTAGAAGTAGTCGCGCTACAAAAACAAATGTCACTCTTAATAAAGGAACAAGGAGTAGAAAAGCAAACGCGCGTGATCAGTCGTCAGATTCAGTATTTTCAGAAAGCGATGCTGAAAAAGATAGAAACGTATCTTTGGCAAATAAAAGTAGTAGTTCTCGCCCAGTGAGACAAACAAGGGCGCGTAAGGCGTCTACAAACGTAAGCACGGTTGATACTCCTTCGTCAGAAGAATCGCAAGAAATAGCCGAAATCCTGCAAAACAGTAGCGGAGAAGAAGCAAACAGAAGTCGGAAACGTAATGCACGCAGAGCAAAAAATACCCCGAACAGTTCTGAAGACACCCAGGATTCTGAAAGCAATAACACCCAGGAAGATAATGTTTTTGAAAGACCAGTGAGTAGACCGAAGCGTGCTAGGCTCGTTAAATCAACCAAAAATAAGTCATCGTCGCAAAACAATTTACCCGTCGACGAAGAAATAAGAACACGTTCGCCGCAGCAATCCTCCACATCTCAAAAAAGAACACCAAGTCCAAATCTACCAGTTACACCTTCCCGATCAACGCCATCAAGAAACAGAAGAACAATGTCTATGTCACCTATGAAAGGAGCTTCTTACAAAGTACTTTTCACCGGAGAGAGATCTGAAGTTCATCGTAAAATTGTCGCCAAACTAG GCGGTTCGGAAATGGAAGATCCAGAAAAATGTTCCATTTTGGTAACCGATAAAGTACGAAGAACATACAAATTTCTTTGTTGTCTGGCACAAGGAATTCCTATTGTTTCGGTGGCTTGGCTAAATGACAGTGGAAAGGCTCACCGTTTTCTAAACTGGGAAAATTATGTTTTGCAAGATCCGACTGCTGAAGCAAAGTTCAAGTTCAAACTGAAAGAAAGTTTAGAGAAAGCATCAACTCACAGACTATTGGAAGGATATACGGTGCTTATAACGCCACGTATCACCCAACCTCCAGTCGCTGAATTAAAGG GTATGGTAATATCCAGTGGAGGAAAGCCTCTTGTCAAACCTACAACAAAGTGGCAAGAAAATACTGTTATAATTACAAAGGAAGATGACTTACAAAATGCGAAGAAATTCATGGCTAAAGCTCCAAAATCAGTAACCATGCACTCCACAGAATTTATCTTAACAGGAATTCTAAGGCAAGAATTAAGCCTAGAAGAATTTAAATTAACAGTTTAA